Genomic DNA from Antennarius striatus isolate MH-2024 chromosome 16, ASM4005453v1, whole genome shotgun sequence:
CAGGGTGGACCTACAGGGCCGCATTCCATTTCCAGACAGACTTTTTTCATGAGAGCAGAGCGACAGTCCAGACACTGTCCCACGGTACACAGAGGGTTCCACGGTACACAGAGGGTTCCACGGTACACAGAGGGTTCCACGGTACACAGAGGGTTCCACGGTACACAGAGGGTTCCACGGTACACAGAGGGTTCCCCCAGGCTGCTGGGCTGGGGTGTTGGACAGGCTTCCCTGGGGAGTTTGGAAGGCAGGGCTGTGGGGGTCAATAATCTCCTTTCCTGAGTTTGGCCACATCacgttcctgtgtgtgtgtgtgtgtgtgtgtgtgtgtgtgtgtgtgtgtgtgtgtgtgtgtgtgtgtgcgtgcgtgcgtgcgtgcgtgcgtgcgtgcgtgcgtgcgtgcgtgcgtgtgtggtgtgtgtgtgtgtgcgtgtgcgtgtgcgcgtgcgcgtgtgcgtgtgcgtgtgcgtgtgtgtgcgtgtgcgtgtgtgtgcgtgtgcgtgtgcgtgtgtgtgtgtgtgtgcgcgtgcgtgcgtgcgtgcgtgcgtgcgtgtgtgtgagagtgtgtgtgtgtgtgtgtgtgtgtgtgtgtgtgtgtgtgtgtgtgtgtgtgtgtgtgtgtggtgtgtgtgtgtgtgtgtgtgtgtgtgtgtgcgtgtgtgtgtgtgtgcgtgtgtgtgtgtgtgtgtgtgtgtgcgcgtgcgtgcgtgcgtgcgtgcgtgcgtgcgtgtgtgtgagagtgtgtgtgtgcgtgcgtgcgtgtgcgtgtgcgtgtgcgtgcgtgcgtgtgtgtgtgtgcgtgcgtgtgtgtgtgtgtgtgcgtgcgtgtgcgtgtgtgtgtgtgtatgtgtgtgtgtgtgtgcgtgcgtgtgcgtgtgtatgtgtgtgtgtgtgtgcgtgcgtgtgcgtgtgtatgtgtgtgtgttgcctgaGCTCATGTTACCAGAGACACTGAACCAGGAGCCTCTGCCCACAGAGTGTGTTCCTCAGTGTTCCTCAGTGTTCCTCAGTGTTCCTCAGGGTTCCTCAGTGTTCCTCAGGGTTCCTCAGTGTTCCTCAGGGTTCCTCAGTGTTCCTCAGGGTTCCTCAGGGTTCCTCAGGGTTCCTCAGTGTTCCTCAGTGTTCCTCAGTGTTCCTCAGGGTTCCTCAGTGTTCCTCAGTGTTCCTCAGGGTTCCTCAGTGTTCCTCAGTGTTCCTCAGGGTTCCTCAGCCAGTCAACAGCTGGTCACTGAGCTGGTGGAGGTGATGGCAGCAGGTCGTCACTGCTGTCTGGAGGATCCAGAGACGTGTTACACTACTACACCCTgggtggggctgggggggttCGTGTGTGGTTGTGGTGAAGAGTTGTGGGTCTCCAGAGACTCAGGGGGTCCATAAGACACTTCATTAGCTGTCAGCtgttgttgctatggtaactCCTGACTGACGTGAAGACTGTTGGAATCAGAGTTTGTGTTaatctgctcacacacacacacacacacacacacacacacacacacacacacacacacacacacacacacacacacacacacacacacacacacacacacacacacaccacacacacacacacacctgttcttttatacattattatttaaagcCCACATGAACCAAAATAAATCCAGTCATGAATTCAGGTGTTTACCTCACCTGTAGTTTCATCTGCCAGGATTTAGCGTTTTTAACCCagaataaatttttaaaaagtttttagagaTTTTGATTCCACTGAATGTTCATGTACAACAGAACAGGAGTCATCCTCTGGTCACTCTGGTCACTCTGGTCACACTGGTCACACTGGTCACTCTGGTCACTCTGGTCACACTGGTCACTCTGGTCACTCTGGTCACTCTGGTCACTCTGGTCACTCTGGTCACTCTGGTCACACTGGTCACTCTGGTCACACTGGTCACTCTGGTCACTCTGGTCACTCTGGTCACTCTGGTCACTCTGGTCACTCTGGTCACTCTGGTTCTTTGTCCTAGTGTCTTTGCTGGGGGTCCACAAaccttctcctcctgctcagaGGATCATCTGAACAGGACTGTGGATCGCTGTGGTGAAGGTCAGTGGAGGAGTCTTCATCAGCAGTGAGGCGGTTAGCCGACCCTTCACCCCTAAAGCACACGCGTGTGGAGACACCACAGATGACGTGTGGGATCAGGAACGTTCTGATAGATTCTGATCAGTATTGATCACTGATTCTGGTGTCTTCATGATGTTTATCAAATGACTCTGAACCAACTTCCTGTTGTCATTCGTCTCCCAGCTTCCATCAGAACGCAGCCCTAGAGCATCATGGGAGGCGTGGCCCTGGACATGGATGGAGGCGGGGTCCCGGCCcctgatggggggtggggctgggCGGTGCTGGCCGGCTGCTTCGTCATCACCGGCTTCTCCTACGCCTTCCCCAAGGCGGTCAGCGTGTTCTTCAAGGAGCTGACGCGGGAGTTCGGGGTGGGGTACAGCGACACCGCCTGGATCTCCTCCATCCTGCTGGCCATGCTGTACGGCACAGGTAGGCCGCCCCCCCAGGGTACGGCAGGTTAGCCGTTAGCAGCACAGCCTGACTGCTGCCTGTCCCCAGGCCCCCTCTGCAGCGTCCTGGTCAACCGCTTCGGCTGCAGGCCCGTCAtgatggtgggggggctgtTCGCCTCCCTGGGGATGATCCTGGCCTCCTTCTCCACCAGCATCATCCACATCTACCTGTCTGCAGGGGTCatcacaggtcacacacacacacacacacacgaacacacacacacacacacacacacacacacacacacacacacacacacacacacacacacacacacacacacacacacacacacacactctcacacacacactctcacacacactctcacacacacacacacacacacacacacacacacacacacacacacacacacacacacacacacacacacacacacactctcacacacactctcacacacacacacacacacacacacacacacacacacacacacacacacacacacacacacacactctcacacacacacacacacacacacacacacacactctcacacacacacacacacacacacacacacacacacacacactctcacacacacacacacacacacacacacacacacacacacacacacacacacacacacacacacacacacacacacacacacacacacacacacacacacacacacacacacagctgacatgAGTCTATCAGAAACATTTAGGGGCAGGTATTTGCTCTACTTCAGTGTGCACACGGTGACTCTACAACACTACATACAGTGTATGTTCATTGTCAGCCTGCGCTCTTTAGGAGACCATCGTCTAAACCTGGGGGGGACAAACCTTCGTACTGGGGGGCCACAGAGTTCTCACATGTGACAcatggagtgtttttttttgtcctagtgacattaaaaactttagAGAAAAGATTTTGTCCAGGCAGCAAACAATCCATCTGTAAGGGTTGTTGTGAAAGTTATGTCACAACTGCAATTATTTCATGAAATTAAGTTTGTTTAAAGTGTAACGGGCCGGATTACAGAGCCTGAGGGCCGCACGGGGCCCGCGGGCCGTAGTTTGTTCTTTTAGACTTTTCCTGGTCTAAAAGAACAAACGTTAGTGTGAATCAGTCCAATTAGTTTAAATGGTTCAATGTGCGTGTTCACACGCCGGTGCGTGTTCACACGCCGGTGCGTGTTCACACGTTGGTGCGTGTTCACACGTTGGTGCGTGTTCACACGTTGGTGCGTGTTCACACGTTGGTGTTTGTTCACACGTTGGTGTTTGTTCACATGCTTGTGTTTGTTCACATGCTTGTGTTTGTTCACACGTTGGTGTTTGTTCACACGTTGCTGCATGTTCACACGTTGGTGTTTGTTCACACGCCGGTGCGTGTTCACACgttggtgtgtgttcacatgcttGTGTTTGTTCACACGTTGCTGCGTGTTCACACGCCGGTGCGTGTTCACACGTTGGTGTTTGTTCACACGTTGGTGTTTGTTCACATGCTTGTGTTTGTTCACACGTTGGAGCGTGTTCACACGTTGGTGCGTGTTCACACGCCGGTGCGTGTTCACACgttggtgtgtgttcacacGTTGGTGTTTGTTCACATGCTTGTGTTTGTTCACATGTTGGTGCGTGTtcacacgtttgtgtgtgttcacacgttTGTGCGTGTTCACACGTTGGTGTCAGTTTCATGAGTTTCTATGGTAACGTCCATGGTAACGTGTTGGGGGTCCTCCTGGACTGACACAGGTCCCCCCCTGTCTTCCTGCTCAGGTCTGGGGCTGGCCCTGAACTTCCAGCCGTCCCTCATCATGCTGAACCGTTACTTCAGCCGGCGCCGCCCCCTGGCCAATGGGCTGTCAGCGGCGGGCAGCCCGGTGGCCCTGTGCTGCCTGTCCCCCCTGGGGCAGGTCCTCCAGTACCACTACGGCTGGAGGGGGGGCTTCCTCATCCTGGGTGGTATTCTGCtcaactgctgtgtgtgtggggctcTGATGAAGCCTCTGGTGGCCCCCCAGACGCCCGACGCCCCGGACCCGGAGGGGGCTGaagctgcagaggaggaggaggtgaagaagccgAAGCCCAAACTGCTGGACTTCTCCGTGTTCAAGGACCGGGGGTTCGTCATCTACGCCGTGGCGGCGTCCATCATGGTTCTGGGGCTATTTGTGCCCCCCGTGTTCGTGGTGAGCTACGCCAAGGAGCTGGGAAACGAGGACACCAAGTCGTCCCTGCTGCTGACCCTCCTGGGCTTCATCGATATCTTCGCCCGCCCCACCTGTGGGGTGATTGCCGGCCTGAAGTGGGTGCGCCCCCGGTGCGTCTACCTGTTCAGCTTTTCAATGCTGTTCAATGGAGTAACCGACCTGGTGGGGTCACAGGTGGGTGAGGGCTGCTGggcgctggggggggggactcatcctggtgtgtgtgggCCGTCCTTCAGCGTGTCCTACCTGTCCAGGCCCGGGACTACCCCTCGCTGATGGTCTTCTGCGTCTTCTTCGGCATCTCCTACGGGATGGTGGGGGCGCTGCAGTTTGAGGTTCTGATGGAGATCGTGGGGACCCAGAAGTTCTCCAGTGCCATCGGGCTGGTCCTCCTCATGGAGGCCATTGCTGTGCTGGTGGGGCCCCCGGGGGCAGGTGAGTCCTCACAGGAAGTACCCCAACGCCACCGGCTCAAGGAGCTGGTTTAATATAACAGTCTGGGTATTAGTGTGTGCACTGAGgtggaattaaataaagaaGGACTTTCAGAGTttttacacatatatacagtattaataaaagttgattgattgatttattgattgattccATCCCGCATcacagcggtgatgtattgtaacgtcagtgtgtgtgttcgtccgtccaccaaatgtcttcacaaccgctgcagatagaaagatgaaacaaaaagcacatgactcaggcagcgaaggggatgaagatgaggtgatgaccttgaccttgagaaaactaggtcaaggtcagatttagACTTTTGTACATATTCTTGCACATacctcaggaactggataagatagaaagacgaaacaaaaggcgttatattcagggagggaAGGATGACAATTAGATCAcagccttgaccttgaaaaactaggtcaaggtcacattttcacttttatacctttttaggtacacatctcagaaacctgatgaaatataatcacaaaacaaaaagcaacattttcaggaagccagaggcacagaatgtgatgatgtcacaggatgTTTGGTCTGTCACTGcctggtttattttttaattaaaagctgTGCTGTTTAAAAAGATTCCAGTGAACTTTACCGCCTGTTTCTCACCTGGTTCTGTCTGCTGAACCTGTCTTTCCCTTCGCTCCATCCTCTTCTATCCTTCTTTGCAGACAAATAATCTTCATCCTGAGTGGTTGGGCTGTCGCCGCTGCGCCTCATGACACATCATTATCTCAGATTAACAACCATTTTTCCGTTTCAGTTGCTGCACGAACGAGGCTTCTGGCTTCAGTGTTTCTGGCTTCAGTGTTTCTGGCTTCAGTGTTTCTGGCTTCAGTGTTTCTGGCTTCAGTGTTTCTGGCTTCAGTGTTCTCTCCACAGGCTTCGACAGTCCTCAACAATGTCCCTCACTAAACCCCcagcacacagaaaaaataatcaggCCTGGAAATTAAACAAAAGAGGTTTCATGACCAGAATCAATGCGTCTGTGTCGCCACAGGCTCCTGTAACGGTTGCCAACCATGTGGTGATAAATATGCAAACATTATTCTGTGTGTTATCGTCTTCTCTTTGTCGTCACAGGTCGGCTTCTGGACGCCACCAAG
This window encodes:
- the slc16a3a gene encoding monocarboxylate transporter 4-like; amino-acid sequence: MGGVALDMDGGGVPAPDGGWGWAVLAGCFVITGFSYAFPKAVSVFFKELTREFGVGYSDTAWISSILLAMLYGTGPLCSVLVNRFGCRPVMMVGGLFASLGMILASFSTSIIHIYLSAGVITGLGLALNFQPSLIMLNRYFSRRRPLANGLSAAGSPVALCCLSPLGQVLQYHYGWRGGFLILGGILLNCCVCGALMKPLVAPQTPDAPDPEGAEAAEEEEVKKPKPKLLDFSVFKDRGFVIYAVAASIMVLGLFVPPVFVVSYAKELGNEDTKSSLLLTLLGFIDIFARPTCGVIAGLKWVRPRCVYLFSFSMLFNGVTDLVGSQARDYPSLMVFCVFFGISYGMVGALQFEVLMEIVGTQKFSSAIGLVLLMEAIAVLVGPPGAGRLLDATKNYMYVFLLAGVEVTISAIVLATCNFLFIKKKPSAPEYNLDKISDNAMTHISKEQPDTTGEEEEMKKMKIEVVAEGEERDGEEVREVKPGRIAAGPQEVGKLLKETATCPETCL